The sequence CGATGAAGATTTTGGCTTTGACGTGAGTTCGCTGGGCCTGGGTGGATTCGCCAGGGGGGATGTCAGGAGACAATGAGATTCTGAAGGTCAGAACACTCCAGACTGTGGGAGACGTGAGATGCTTTGGGGTAATCTTGAATTGTGGTTTCCCCTTAACTTTGTAGCAGCAAAGTTGAGAAGGGGCTGGTTCCGGGAGAGACGTGATGGGGCAAGGGTGCCCTTCTGCTGACGCCGAAGATGGCTCCTGGCTCACCTCTGACTCGGTTTCCCCCACAGATGGCTTTTCCCTGCCGCAGGTCCATGAATCCTAAGACTCTGACCTTCTTTCTGGTGGGTGTGAGTTTCTTGGCCCTGCACCTATGGTTCCTCCAAGCCTCCAGGTCCCCGCAGGAGACCATGTGGGACGGATCTGTCGAGGCCACCCCTGCTGCTCCTGTGGCCACGCAGCCGTGGCTGTTCAGCCCGTGTGTGGCCAACGACTCGGCCAACGCCACGGACGACTTCGAGCAGCTGCCGCAGCGCATCCAAGACTTCCTGCGGTACCGCCACTGCCGCCACTTTCCCCTGCTCTGGGACGCGCCCGCCAAGTGCGCGGGCCGGCGCGGGGTCTACCTGCTGCTGGCGGTCAAGTCGTCGCCCGCCAACTACGAGCGGCGCGAGCTCATCCGCCGCACCTGGGGGCAGGAGCGCCTGTATGGCGGGCGGCAGGTGCGGCGCCTCTTCCTACTGGGCACGAGCCCGCCCGAGGACGCCGAGCGCGCCGAGCGGCTGCAGGCGCTGGTGGGGCTGGAGGCGCGCGAGCACGGCGACGTGCTGCAGTGGGCCTTCGCGGACACCTTCCTCAACCTCACGCTCAAGCACGTGCACCTGCTCGACTGGCTGGCCGTGCGCTGCCCGCACGCGCGCTTCCTGCTCAGCGGCGACGACGACGTCTTCGTGCACACGGCCAACGTGCTCGGCTTCCTGGAGGCGCAGCGGCCCGACCGCCACCTCTTCGCCGGGCAGCTCATGGACGGCTCGGTGCCCATACGCGACAGCCGGAGCAAGTACTTCGTGCCGCCGCAGCTCTTCCCCGGGCCGGCCTACCCGGTGTACTGCAGCGGCGGCGGCTTCCTCCTGTCCAGCCGCACGGTCGGGGCCCTGCGCGCGGCCGCCCGCGACACCCCGCTCTTCCCCATCGATGACGCCTACATGGGCATGTGTCTGAAGCGCGCGGGCCTGGTGCCCAGCGGCCACGCGGGCATCCGGCCCTTCGGCGTGCAGCTGCCCGGCGCCCGGCAGCCCTCCTTCGATCCCTGCCTGTTCCGCCAGCTGCTGCTCGTGCACCGTTTCGCGCCCTACGAGATGCTGCTCATGTGGAAGGCGCTGCACAACCCTGGGCTGAGCTGTGGCCCGGATCACAGGGTCTCCTGAGGACGGGTGGGGCGTACTGGGGGAGGGTGAGCAGCCCCCGCACGTGATGCGTCCCGCGCTGAGAGCGCATCTTTCCTGCTCTGGATACCTTCTATCCCACCCAGCTCGGTGCACCCGAACCCCAGCTgcacactggaatcacctgggggggggggggtggtgcaaaAGCCTGGCTCCTGGCCCCACCTCCAGAATCTCTGATTGTGTTGGTGCCGGGTGTCCCCGGATACCTAGGTATTTTTTAACTTCCTCGAGTGATTCGAGTGTGCAGCTAGGAATGAAGCCCGCTGGGCAAGGGATGTCAGTTGCCCCTCCAAACGCGGCTCCACTGCCCCTTCTAGGAGCCTGCCGGGGCCCGCTCCTGCCCTGAGTCCATGTGGGCAGTGGAACAAGGGAGGGGCGAGGAGCCGGGGTCCGATGTCTCCTCTTGGGTACGATACACGAGCTGTCACGTCCATCGGTTCCTCGACAAGTGAGTAGACACGCGGCTCAGTGAGGACAGTGACTGATCCAGGGCCACGTGGTCATTCCCAGTCAACACACCATTGTGGTCCCCTCCACGCCCACCGACCACAGCTGATGGCCGCCTCTAGTGGTCTCGACTATGCACACCAGCGCCACCAGCCCTCCCACCCAGAGGGCAGAGACAGGCTCCCTGCCGGTGTCTGGGCCTGAGGGTTGGTCAGCCTTGGGGAACCAGGCTGGGGGGTTCAGGGTGGCGTCAGCGTGGGGGTCAGCAATGGTGAAACCATGCAAGACAGTGATAGGGGAATCTGGACACTATTTGGGAAGCCCGTGGAGGGCGACGTACAGAActgtgttgggggtgggagatCAGATTAGTAGCCTTGAGGGACAACGGTTAGGGAGTGTGCGGAGGTGACTGGAATCGTGGATATCAGTTAGGAGGCCGAGGGGTCAGTGATCGGGACTCTGTGATCTCCAGGAGCTTTCAGTCATCCTGGCAAAGCAGGAGGATCAAGAAAACGGCCTAAGGGTGAGGCAGAAACATGTATCAAGGTCCCAGCTGGGGGAGACGGACAAGAGGGAATGActtcaggaaggaaggagcccAGATAGGAAGTCAGGAGGCTGACCAAACGCCTTCCCTGCCCTTAGGACAAGGTCCGTTCCTCCCCACCGGCAGACTCATCCGGGCGGAACCACTCACGCTGTCCCTTCGCTTCTGTCCTCCCTCTGCGCTTCTGCACAAGCACCGATCCCTTTACGGGAAGTGTCTTTGAACCACCACCGTCCCTGTCTCTTGCGTCATGCAGGATGCCTGCGGGGGAGGCTGCCAGCTGTCTGCCAAAGTCTGctactccctccctcctgggcaCACACCTAGACTACactccccagcctccctggcaTTTGGGCATGGCCATGTGACCAGGCTCTTTGATGAATGTGGTGTGGACGCCATGAGGACCGCACTTGAACCCTGCCGCACCTGggctccccttccctttcccctggaTTGGAACATGGATCGGCACGTGACCCCGCTCTGACCTTGCAGGTGAGGACAACCCTCCAGGCCTACCTCAAAACGAAGGACTGCTCTACCCAAAATGTCCTAGTGCCGAGGTTAAGAaacctctttttccctctgcaacAACCCGGAGTCCACCCTGAATCTCCAACAGACCTTCACTCAGCTCCCGATGCGTATCCACCTGCCTCAGTGGTCACCTCAGCTTGGATGTGCGGCAGGCACACCTCAGGCCTGCCTCTCCCCCGATGTTCCCATCTCAGCAAATGGCACTGTCATCTCTCGACTTGTCCACGCCAGGAAGGGGGCGCTGCATCTCaaactctccttctctctcctaccCCATCCGGTCAATCACCAGGTTGGTCTTACCTCCAAAATATCTCTCCAGTCAGTTCTTGTCGGTCCATCTTCTCCATGGCACCAGATGGCCTGGGTTCCCACCAGCTCTTATGTGGGCCTCAGCCAGGGCCACCTAGGGATGCACTCTCCACCCTACAGCAGCCAAAAGGCAGATCTGGTCATAATTGGGCCCCCTCTCAAAATCCAGCCCTATTGTCCTCAGATACAAAGCAAATGCTTTCTGAGACGGGCGGTTTGACCTGCTTTCCTTTGACTTCTCCGCCTGGATTTCTCCCCACTCTGCTGGGGCCTCTTGAGGTTCTGTGTACTCTCTCTGGCCCCTGGGCCTTCCAACAAGCTGTTCCCCTGCCTGAAACACTTTTCCACTCTCGCTTCATTTGATATAAGCTTCAGATATAAGATAAAGTGTCACTTCCTTGGAAAGGCCTTTCCCAACCCCCTCCTAGTCCCAGGGCACAGAGCTCCTCGCCCTACCTGGTTATAGCTCTGTGAATTCCCAGAACCCCCAGCATCTGCTGCTGTGCCTGGAAcagtgctgtattagtttcccacTGCCGCTgggacaaattaccacaaacctggGCACTTAAACCCACGCAAATGTATTGCCTTACAGCTCTGTAGTCCAACACAAGCTTCATGGGGTTAAAAATCAAGGTGTTATTAAGATTGTATTCCTTACTggagctctaggggagaatctgcttcttggccttttccaacttctagaggccccttcctccatcctcaAAACCAGCATTCTTGCATCTCTAActctcctgctcctccttccacttttaaggacattgggcccacttggataatccaggattatCTTCCTGCCTTAAGATCAATTGATCAGCAACCTTCATTCCCCCTCAACCTTATTTCCCTGTCCCTACTTAACCTAACCTATTTATAAGCTCCCGGGATTAAAACGTGGACTAGGACCATTATTCTTCCCACCATggtgtccaataaatatttgttgaataaatgaacaataataaataataagctaAAATTAATAGATGAGCAAATGTGCTTCCTTCACACAGACCTCCCCGGGGCAGACTCTCGTGCTAGACAATTATCATTAATCCTgaattcccttctcctttctcccatttACCAAGAGCTTGTAACAGACAAGAAAATGAGAATGCTGAGGCCAGGAGAAGACACCTTCCTTATTCTCTAGAAAGTCTGAATTCTGTGCCCTGACGACTTCCTCCCATTTCCCTGACAAGCAGATggattatctccactttacaggtAAAGACATTGCAATTCAGGAACTTTACAGCTCAGAAGGTTTAGAACTCTGTAGTTATGGGCCTGCTGTGTGCCCCTCCAGGGTCCTGGTCACCCTGTCTGGGTCCAGGTGTCCCTCTGGGTCCCGGTCACCCCGTCTCTGAAGCTGAGCTGCTCTCGTCATCAGGCGCAGCGAAAAGCAGCAGCCCGCAGAGCCCTGGCACCACCTGTGTCACCTGGCCCtcagagccacctgggcgccACTCACCCCGCTGGTTTCCTCAGGCTCTTGCGACCCACAGCCACCAGGGGGCGCGCCCCGCACACGTTTTCTGCGCGCAGGCTGGCTGCAGGTCCTTGGGTACGTGTAAACCTGGGTCCTGGGACCTGTGCTCCCAACCACCGACCCGACCCGACCGGACCGTTATGGCCAGCGCTAATTGACAAGGACCACATAAGCAGAGAAGATGATGGGCTTGTCTCACAAACATACATGCGGAATCCTACATAAAATGCCATCAGACAGAGCGTGATGATATGTAAAAAAAGCATAATATATCAGCATCTAGATGGGTTTATCCCAGAAATTCCAAGTGGTTTATTTAGTATTAGAAAAgcaatcaaggggtgcctgggtggctcaatagttGAGCCAAGGActcttgacattggctcaggtcgtgatcccagggttgtgggatgggtccacccattgggctccgtgctgagcgtggagcctgcttaagattctctctctctctttctctctctctctctctctctctctccctttgcctctctcccctgctcaggctctctttctctttctaaaataaaaaataaataaataaaagtgaaaaaagcaatCAGAATGtatggataaaaaagaaatatgtgtccGTGTGGTATATCACATCAAGAGAAATGTATCTCCAACGCAGGAGAATAAAATGATACAATTCAACATCTATTcgtgattagaaaaaaaatctttgtaaaagGTGAAAGCATTTCCTTTACGATTTGGACTAAGGCTAGATGTGCCCACTATCGCCACAATGTTCAACATTGTCCAAGACATCTCGAGAGCACAGCAAGGGAAGATAAGGATTCAAAAATAtgacttgaaaaaagaaagaaaatattaaacctCAGAGGTTTGCAATCCTATCGGATCCAAATTCCCCATTCTGTAACAAATTAATGCCATCCTCCGTATCCCGAAGTGAAATTCTTGGATAATATAATCTGTCACACgtgtgttttcaaaaaaatcaacataatgctttaattttaatatgcgattaataaaagaaaatactttaaaataaaataatatgaattgtGATGTGTAATTTCTTGGGCACAACAAAACCCTCACAAATTTTCTAATCTCCCAACCAGGGGGCAGTATACCACACTAAGAACCATTAGTCTATGCAGAGAAAACTCaccgaaacacacacacacacacacacacacacacacacacacaaatccgaCATATAATTGATTACATTAATTTGATAAAGCACCAAGTTTTCCAGATACAAAATtgacatacaaaaatcaatttaatttctATACAGTAGTAGTAAGCAGtcaagaaaagttttcttttttttttttttttttagtttgagagagagagagagggagagaaccagcaggggaggggcagagagagaggggaacagaggatctgaagagggttctgtgctgacagcagagaacccaaggcggggctggaactcagaaaccccaagaccatgacctgagccgaagtcagaggtttaaccgattgagccacccaggcccctcaggAAAAGGcatcttttaaaagaagagataaaaaggtaCCTAAGAATGACTCTAAAAGATGTgcgagaaaattttaaaaaaattatttgaagaggttttgttttttagacgcccctgggtggctcaatcagttgggcgcccaacttttgatttctgctcaggttgttaTCAGGTTGTtagtgggatccagccccatgtcgggctctgagctaatGTCGCCAAGCcaagcctgcctgagattctttctcactctctctctctgtttttgcgATGTTTTTTAGTATGTAAATTAACGTGGAGAGACAGCATGTTGTAAAGCACCTCTGAGTCCCTGACTGCCTTGCATCCTCACGTCAGCCAGGGAACGGGGATTATTACCACCGCCCTTGGCCAGATGTGGAGACCGAGGCCCAGGTAGGAGAATGACCCGCTCAGACCTCCTGCCCGCCACTCCCGGGCCCTGACCGCTGCCCTAACCGCCATGCCCGATGCCAACCACACCCAGACTCCAGAGCTGCTGCTGCACCAGCCAGAGGCTAGCGCTCGGGctccagagaggagggggcagacgGCACTTTGTGTGCACGCAAACACACACAGCCATGACATCTTTCATGCCTTCAGTGGGAGGAAAACCTCCTCAGCCGCCCCCATCTCCGTGGCCCTGGGAGTGGGAGGCGGGAGGTGAGGGGGGAGCTCGCAGGTCAGGCCCACCTCGGCTTCCTCgagctgccccttccctgtccccttccCGGCTCGCCACCCATCCGGTTCCAGAACCCCACCTGGACTCCCACCCCGAGGCTGCCAGGGGCGACTGCCAATCTCTCGGCGTTCAGTCAAATCATAACGGTTTTTAGAGATGGCCCCTCTCCACCCTGGGACCGTCATTTACAGAAGTATTCTGTAGTGTTGGtgaccctcctcctccctcctgtctAGACTCAGCCTGGCCTTTGAGTTAACGAACAGGCTCATTACCATAATTTTCCTGGTAGGAGAGCGGTCTTTCCGGAAGGTTCATTCTGATGCTCCcgagaacccagaaatgacatCAGTCTGTAAAATGTCATCCTCTATTCTTTACTCCTGCTCTCAAGAGTTTGAAGTAATAGGATAGGAGATTGGATTTGTATTTCAGAAAGTTCATTTGGCTGCAGGGAAAGGGCtctgaggggcaggaggggggctggggagagtgaggagatggggagcaggggagcaAGGAAGTGCCTGACCTGGGAGGGACAAAGGAGTGGAGGGAGCCCAGAGGTCGCGGCAGGTGGAAGGGACAGGGCTCAGAGCCTCGGAGTGTTAGGAGAGGGCACGGGAGGGGGCGTGCTTGTCAGGACAGAGAGGAAGCCTGGTTCAGGTCCAACCCAGTGACTCCACAGGGCTTGGGGACGGTCACAGTCCTCATAAGGGGGCTCTGGGCTTTTtgggaaacagtctggcagttcctcaaaaaatgtcaCATGGTGTTACtctatgacccaataattccattCCCAGGTATATACCCGGAAGAATTGAAAACACGGGTCCATACAAGCCCTCATACGTGAATGTCCGTAGCAGCATTATCCTTagtagccccaaagtggaaagaTCCCAAAGGCCCAGCAACAGCTGAATGGATGAGCAAAACGTGGTAGAATATTATCACAGcagaatattatccagccataaaaaggaatgggtgTGCTGATCCacgctacaacacggatgaaccgtGCCAGCGTTCTGCTGGGTGAAAGCAACCAGGCACCAaaagccacatattgtatgattctatttatatgaaatctgCAAATTATATGGATCTGCAAATCTGCAGAGACAGGAAAATAGATCAGGGGTCGCCAGGCATTGAGGGGAGGGACGACGaatgggatgatgaaaatattctggaacgAGATCATGGCGAGGGCTGCACGATTTTGCAAACAGTCTAAAATCCACTGACTTACCCCTCAAAAGGGtgcattttatggtatgtaaattatatctcaataatacacattttatttctttgtttttaaatattttactgtttatttttatttttaattttttttaacgtttatttatttttgagacagagagagacagagcatgaacgggggaggggcagagagagagggagacacagaatcgaaagcaggctccaggttctgagccatcagcccagaacccaatgtggggttcgaactcacggactgcaagatctgacctgagctgaagtcggacgcttaaccgactgagccacccaggcacccctttaatgtttatttttgagagagagagagagagagagagagacagagtgagagtggggaagggacagagagagagggagacacagaatccgaagcaggctccaggctccgagctgtcagcacagagcccgatgcggggctcgaactcacagacggtgagatcatgacctgagctgaagtccgacgctcaaccgactgaaccacccaggcgccccagaataatacacattttaaaagatacactTGGAGATGTAGCAGTCTCTCCATGCCCCTGCTCTCCCATTTCCACTCCTCACTCTCTCCACCTCTTTCCACCTGCCCCGGAGGAACCAGCCTCTTCCAAAGATTCACCTGTGCTTCCTATATTTCCTTTGCCCAGATGAGCAGATACCTCTGTGTGTTCTtatattctcttctttctgacATGAAGAGCAGCATACTATATTGACGCGCTTTGGGCctttgcctccccctcccctgacacTTAATAATGTGTCTGGAATTGATGCCACATCGATTCAGAAATCTTcctcagttattttattttattttattttattttattttattttattttattttattatttttttaaagctgcaaaGGTCTCCATATGGCTCGGCTGTAATTTATTCAACTAGTCTCCCCATGTATGATAGATTGTTTCCAAGATTTTGCAGTAAAaaattatgcttcaataaaaagcCTTTTGCACATGTGTTTTCACATTGCTGGAAGCTTATCTGCAAAGCAGATCCATAGAGGTGGAattgccaggggcgcctgggtggctaagtcggttaagcgtccaacttcacttcagctcaggtcaccgtctcacagttcatgagtttgaaccccgcatcgggctctgtggctgacatctcagagccaggagcctgtttcagattctgtgtctccctctctttctgtccctcccgcactcacgctctgcctctttctctctctctcaaaaataagtaaacattaaaaaaataaaatacataaataaataaataaacactaaaacaattgGGAGGGGGttgctgcctgggtggctcagtcggttaagcatccagcttcagctcaggtcaccgtctcgcagttcatgagtttgaaccccgcatcgggctctgtgctgacatctcagagccaggagcctgtttcagattctgtgtttccctctctctgtgcccctcccctgctcatgctctgtctctgtctctctgtctctttctctctcaaaaaataaatacacatcaaaaacaaaaagtggaatTGCCAGGGGAAAGCATAAGCACATGTTTAATTTTGTTAGGTAGTGCTAAATTTCTTTCCAGaaggttgcaccaatttgcattccgaCCAGCTATGTACTCAAATGTATTCAAATGCCTCACCAACAGAATGTGTtgtgatgtttttcattttttgtcagTCTGATAGGTGAGAAATGGTATCTTTCTCAGagttgttttaatttgcctttctctaatttTCAGTGTCCTTGAACGTTTTTTTCCAAGGGGCCAATTTGTCTGAGGGCCAATTTTTATACCGTTTTTGGTCAATGGTGTGCCATGCCTTTCCCCTCATTTTACTATTGGGTTTTAGGTTTTGTACCTCAATTTTGAAGAGTTACTTACGTATTAGGGAGGTCTGCCTTTTGTTTGTGGTATgatgttgtgaatattttcttctaggaagtcATTTGTCTGTGGATTTAGTTTATGGTGATTTGTGTcaggcaaagttttttttttaacttccatgcAGTCAAATttgtcagtattttcttttgtggCCTCTGGGATTTGAAACATCATCAGAAAGTCTTTCCCAACACGACACCTAAAGAGGAAGTCACCCATgtttccttctagtctttgtaTGGTTTCAGTTTAACACTCAGAGCCCTAAACCatgtagtttctttttattgGGTGGAACATATgggtctattttttttcctttttccacgtGGCTACCCAGTATCATTTATGAGAAAGTCTATCTTTAGTATGTAACAAAGGTGCATCTCAAATCACTGGGATAATGATATACTTGGgtctatttctaaattttttagtCTTTTGCAATTTATCTATTCATGTGTCGGTGCCACCCATTTTTAATTACAGaagcttttgttgttttaatgtctggtacacatttttcttaagtatagcctctacacccagtgtggggcttgaactcacaactctgagatcacgagtcgcacgctctactgactgagccagtcaggtgccctggaaattccatttttaatgtcTGGTAAACCCTTACCGTGTTTCTTTCCCAGTGTTTTCTTGCCTATTGTTgcgtgtttatttttcatatgccCTTTGGCATCAACTCGTCTCTCTTCATAAAATAGCTTGCCGTTATTTTTAATGGGATTGTATTGAAATTGCAAATTAACATAGCGAGAACTAACATCTTTATGATGTTGACTCATCCCTCAGAGGATGtcttttcaattgtttttctttagtttctttcaagaATGTTTCAATTTTTCCTCCTATGGGTCTTATACATTTCTAATTAAATTTGCTCCTAAgcatttaatcttttttgttgttgttatcacaAATAGGGTTTTCTCTCCCCTTAGGACCTCTGTTTattgtttgtatatataaaagctattgaattttatattttaacttacaTCCTGCTACTTTACTGAACTCTTTTACTGCTTGAATTAGTTTTGTCATTGCTTCTCTGTGGTTTTTCAggtagttttgtttcttctttacttaTTGTCAGGCCTCCAATTGATTTATCTTGTCTAATTGCATTGGCCAATACCTCTAGTACAATGTGGAATAGTGGTGGAGTGAGTGGCCATTCTTGCCTGCTTCCTCATCTTCATGGAAATGCTTTTAGTGTTTCTTTGATGAAATAAGATGCTGGCTTTAGAACcacattttatcatttgaaaaagtATCCCTCACTTCCTATGTCGctgagtatttttatcatgaatgggtgttgaatctTGTTAAAGGCTTTCTTGGCGTCTATAGAGAATATCATATGGTTTTCCTCTTAGATTCATTAATATGGCACGTGCTTATTATGGGTTCACTCGCGTCCCCCAGAAGACATTGAAgtctaacccccagtacctcagaatgtaatcTTACTTGGAAATGGGTTCTTTAAAGAAGTGATCAAGAAAGGAGGTCATTAAAGTGGGCCCTcctccaatatgactggtgtctctataaaaaggggaaatttggacgcAGAGATGGATACACACAAAGGGAGAACACATGTGAACGTGAACATATAGATCAGGGTGTTGTGGCTACACGAGAAATGCCAGCAAGCCACCTGAAGCTAGGAGGAAGGCATGGAATAGATTCTccttcacagccctcagaaggtcCCAACCCTGATGACacgtgatcttggacttctaggctctagaactgtgagacaatacatttctgctgtttaagtgTCCTAGTTTGGGGAATTTTGCTATggaagccctagcaaactaacacaaTGGATTCTCTAATATTAAACCaaacttgcattcctggaataaattccacttggttctGGCTGGTTCTTAGTAATATCCAGGATACCAATAAAATAATggcatttttctctgaaaaaatgtGTCAGAGAAGCATGGAATCAAGGGCAAATCAAAGGTAATCTTGCCCTCTGCATCGCCATTTTCCATGTGTCTGCTGGAAGTCCAACGTGACCCTCCCATCTCTTGTACTCTTTGGAGAATATACCGTTAGCAACCATTCCCAGCCTGAAAGTTCTGTGTGTCTGACTCAACTCCCCTCCCTATAATGCTGACCCCATGGCTAGATGGCAATAGGGGAACTGGTTGATGCAGTTATTTGAATATTTCCCCCCAAGACACCAGCCACTCACCATGCCGAAGGGCTTCCCTTAGGGTTCTCAAACAATAGCTAACCAATTAGATGTGCTgagatttttgaaagaaattattattGTACGAATTTCACCTGGGAAACCTGATTACACACAGGAGCAGTCAAGGTAAGGGATGTCTGGTCTGGAGCAGAGAAGATTCTGTGGCCAGGCTCTGgtgaagttggggggggggggcg is a genomic window of Acinonyx jubatus isolate Ajub_Pintada_27869175 chromosome D1, VMU_Ajub_asm_v1.0, whole genome shotgun sequence containing:
- the B3GNT6 gene encoding acetylgalactosaminyl-O-glycosyl-glycoprotein beta-1,3-N-acetylglucosaminyltransferase isoform X1; translation: MAPGSPLTRFPPQMAFPCRRSMNPKTLTFFLVGVSFLALHLWFLQASRSPQETMWDGSVEATPAAPVATQPWLFSPCVANDSANATDDFEQLPQRIQDFLRYRHCRHFPLLWDAPAKCAGRRGVYLLLAVKSSPANYERRELIRRTWGQERLYGGRQVRRLFLLGTSPPEDAERAERLQALVGLEAREHGDVLQWAFADTFLNLTLKHVHLLDWLAVRCPHARFLLSGDDDVFVHTANVLGFLEAQRPDRHLFAGQLMDGSVPIRDSRSKYFVPPQLFPGPAYPVYCSGGGFLLSSRTVGALRAAARDTPLFPIDDAYMGMCLKRAGLVPSGHAGIRPFGVQLPGARQPSFDPCLFRQLLLVHRFAPYEMLLMWKALHNPGLSCGPDHRVS
- the B3GNT6 gene encoding acetylgalactosaminyl-O-glycosyl-glycoprotein beta-1,3-N-acetylglucosaminyltransferase isoform X2 translates to MAFPCRRSMNPKTLTFFLVGVSFLALHLWFLQASRSPQETMWDGSVEATPAAPVATQPWLFSPCVANDSANATDDFEQLPQRIQDFLRYRHCRHFPLLWDAPAKCAGRRGVYLLLAVKSSPANYERRELIRRTWGQERLYGGRQVRRLFLLGTSPPEDAERAERLQALVGLEAREHGDVLQWAFADTFLNLTLKHVHLLDWLAVRCPHARFLLSGDDDVFVHTANVLGFLEAQRPDRHLFAGQLMDGSVPIRDSRSKYFVPPQLFPGPAYPVYCSGGGFLLSSRTVGALRAAARDTPLFPIDDAYMGMCLKRAGLVPSGHAGIRPFGVQLPGARQPSFDPCLFRQLLLVHRFAPYEMLLMWKALHNPGLSCGPDHRVS